The nucleotide sequence CAACCAACAAGATTCGCAGTATGCTTTATCAAGTATGACTGAGTAGCAAAGCCAAGATCTGGGAATTTTATGGCCAgctaaatttgttataaaataatattcaacagaAAATTTTCGACACCTTTTGTTTTCATTATCTTGACACGGTGTAGAATCTAgtggaaatttaatatttggtttGCAAGgcccaaataaaataatctgtctttttaaattagaattatttatgacATCTGGAAACTTTCCACGATTTGAAGGAAATTCACTATTTAGATCCATTTCAATATGAGGTGATAAAATAATGTCATTTACCGTTTCACTTGCTTCAGCTTCATCTATTACATCTTCATTTGTCTTCACAATTGATTCATTttctaaacatattaataaatattttcacttatttaacacttaaatactgttcaattttaaatcgaataattgcatttttttatgcattatgATTTAGACGTtgcttgttaaaaaaatttcaactttCAAGTCTCTATCaccatttactattatttttagagcTATGACCAGGGCTCGGGAAtttatgcatttgcatatttgtttgGGAAGTAAATAGAATAAATCTGATCAGGTACAAATTTATGTTGTGGTGTTTAGAGTTAATGTATAAAAGTTTATTGTGCAtatgtttgcatattttggaatttttttttcaaatgcatattttttagatttattgatttttattgcatatttcaagatacttattttaatttttaacccaTATTTACCTGAAGTAACTGATGTTTTTCGAAGAAATTTAGTCATTGAACCTCTCATTAAATCCAAACCGGCGGCTCTTTGTTCTTTTGCCTTGCGTTTAGCAAAACCACTTTCATACACTCTTCGTGtcgacataataattataaaaaaaatatacttactacTTAAAAATACTTCACGATTTTGGTAAATAGcaagtaggtaatattatactaatattatataaaattataaattacaactaaCACGCGCGACAGGCCACAGGAACAACCGCACAACTAAATCACTGATCAGTAAATACTAATGGTTTCAAGATTTAACACTCAAAAGTCGAGActgtaaacacataataataatggaaattCCCATTTGTCATcatgtaatataaaacattataatcaataatattatattaatataatataatactgcatagtatatgtaatatatactttgTGTGTATGagtgttatttttgttatcgATAGAAATTATATGgggttttctaaaaataaatcaaaattaatatcaaatcattCGAGTTCCTTCCCACCAACCATCACGTCTACTGTTAACTGCAGCAGGCAATAAGGTTACCAAACaacctttataaatataaaattaaaattacaacatacaatataaattatagacacacaaatactgaaaattattattattattattacctaatgtGACTAAATCACTATAAATGTAAGATCGTTATAGTgtcatactattaattattatactataatatgtacaggaaatgagaatttttattatttttattttccttataACTATTATTCTTTACTGCCTACTCTCAAATTTACACTTAAATCTTCTTTAAATTTCGGGGccccaatttattataaactgagGCCTCTTGGTGGTGATAGGCACCCCCGGTCACCCCGCTAGTTGCGGCACTGGTTCCCTTGTTGGTAGGTATCATTTATttctagttatattatataatggataATTCAAGAAAtggcttcaaaaaaaaaattcgtttatcGAAATctcaattcaataaaaaaataaaacagcaaCTTGATTCTTTAGATCATttaagaaaacataataatacaacatcTGTTGCTTTACCAGTTATGTGCAATATTAGTTCAATTGCACAGactcaatttaattttgaaaatacattatCTAATGATCCCTCGAATGATACACTTACTAAGGAAAATTATGTTATTCCACTTAGTATTTCATCTCAAATGTTTTctgaaaatagtaattttactaGTCAAACATTGTCCCTATTCGGTGAATCTAGTTCTACTACTTTATTAAACAGTTTTAACTCAAATAACCATATCACTGATTGTGAAAAAACATCAATAACTGATCAATTAAAAGAGTGGGCTGTTAGGAATAGAATACAAATTTCATATGCATGACTAGGCGGAGGACGGgcatatattgtatagatgttATTCAGTACATTGAGACTAGACTCATTCAAAGTTTTTGCCGTTCGCATTGCGGTCGTCACGTATTTTTCTGTAAACACGAAAACTGCAGCGTGTCGTGCGTCCgtattagattattaaatttagctATTTGACATTGTATAGCAGCGtgtagtaattaaattattattatttattattggtattatacaAAACTACACAAGTtacaaacttaattataatataataaattacactagaaatacatatatttattatattttctactatgggaatacagaaaaaaaaacagatatactagactttttgtttaaaaatagttttaatacgtTAACATACGAAGAAAAGTGTCAATTAAAATCAATGGCAAAGGACCCGACATTTGTGGAAAGTATTATTGATGATTTTGCGAAGAAAAAAGAAAGAAGAATtgaattagaatataaaataatataaattatctattcttataatttttataaagctatcaattataataataaaaaaaggttttttttatattatttgtattcattttttttttattaaattttcagtcTCCCCAATGAATTTACTTGCGAGCCGCCACTGATCGAATGTTGTCGTTAGAGCGTTGAATAATCAGTCATCActcgtgaaaataaat is from Rhopalosiphum padi isolate XX-2018 unplaced genomic scaffold, ASM2088224v1 scaffold1, whole genome shotgun sequence and encodes:
- the LOC132931185 gene encoding zinc finger MYM-type protein 5-like, with the translated sequence MSTRRVYESGFAKRKAKEQRAAGLDLMRGSMTKFLRKTSVTSENESIVKTNEDVIDEAEASETVNDIILSPHIEMDLNSEFPSNRGKFPDVINNSNLKRQIILFGPCKPNIKFPLDSTPCQDNENKRCRKFSVEYYFITNLAGHKIPRSWLCYSVILDKAYCESCWLFSDRTHPYFKSNWITGINDWRHLSQKINKHEISIQHIDAVKLRTIWVKNQTIDHSIEDQISQEAQKWRDILTRLIKIILFLTAGNTALRGNEGKSTSTSMNEGNFIRSVRLMAEFDPLLHNLLYTEKTQIKYLSFH